GGTGACGATGGGGTTTGATATATCGATGGATGTGACGTCGCTCgtacacacgcgcacgcacacacacacacacacatacacacatgcatggagGACATGGAGGGTGTGTTTGAGGACAGTCAGGTCGGGTGTTCGTGGGGACCTTCCTTTGGGAGATGCTACACTGAGTGTGGGAGACGCAGCTACGCCAATGGGAGCTATTTGGAGTCAGATAACGCCCCTCCCCTCGAGATCGGGAGCCCAGGCCCCTCCCCCCCGGGCCTCAGCGGGTTGAGAGATATCAAATAATCACAAACCTAGATTGCATAATGTGCACGTATACCATAATATATTAACATTACGTCTTCATCTCCACGCCGCCGGACAACGCCTGTGCTCTACTCGTCTATCATAAATAaattctgcttttcattttattttattttatttttttaatctttgtcatgtcctgatttttaaatgtacatctaaaaaaaggtaaatgtaaaatatggaAATGCTAATGGAGGTTGGGAAACAGTGACGATGTAAGAAGATGTccctgtgcttttttttttttttcctcttttttttaaaaacaaagaataggaGAGCGCCGCCCACGCTGATGTTTGGGCTTTTAGGGCacccttcatcatcatcatcatcatcatcatcatcagacccCTGCGGGTAAACGTTACAGTACCTAGAGCTGTTTCAGCCAGCTACGCTAACCTCAACTAGGTCTCGGGCCTCTCAACCTGATGCGAAAGAAACGGCAGTAAGGCGGTTTTCTTATTGCCCGGAACGCCGGTCCAGGTTCTGGATGGCGTTGAGGGCGGGCCCTCGTTACGAGATCTGATGGGACGCCGCTGCTCTCCCATCTTCATCCACAACCCTGCGAAGAGTGGAGGCGCCAAAAAGGGGTTAAAAGTGCTGCTCTATGTATATGAAAGTCCTCCACTCTTCCCAGGAGTCACCTGGGCACACCTGACAGCCCAAAAAGAGGGTGCAAAatcccaacaacaaaaactcctcctctctccccctcttttcTGCTCCTCCCTCGCCACTGTTGGGTCTGAAATACCACCTGTCGCCGAAGGAAAACGTTTGAACCACATCGGGACGGTGAAAAACGAGATGAACCCTTCAAGTAACGTCTGAAAGAACACATCCGGGGGTGAGGAGGTGTGtggggtgagggtgagggtgaggatgGCGGGGTGAATGGGGTGAGTCAATCGGGGGAAAGTTTCGACGGAGATTCGGATCTCCGTCAAGTCTCACCGGAACCACTCGGCCTCGGGAACGTCGAGCGGGTTCACGGTCGGGCCCGCCTTCTCCTGCCCCGTGTTCTCCTGCCCCGTGTTCTCCTGCCCCGTGTTCTCCTGCCCCCTCTCCTCTTcgcatttgtttttttagtctctttctttttccaagCAGGAGTGTCTCTTATGGCAAAAAATCCTTCTCGGGAAACTTTTacatccgtctgtccgtccatcgaGTCGGAGGAAAAGTACAACCTTCAGATCCCACAACGGTGGCGCTCGAAACACAACGGCGCCGGCACGACTGCGGCGGGCACCTCCTCGCCCAACCAAACCAGAGCGACAAGGTATCAAGACAAAACAGTGACAAAAAATCTCAAAGGAGAGGAGGCGGAGTCAAAGTGagggggacagagagagagagagtgtttgCGGGCGTGCCAGCGGCGCCGGGCGAAACCCAAACCCGCTCCTACGACGGTGGGGGAGTGTTCCAGTTCGCTCGCCGCTCCTCCTCAGACCTTGTAATAAATGTTGGCCGGGCTCTGCGGCGGCATCTCCTGAACGATGTAGACTGGGTGGCCGTAGTCGCCGCTGACCTTCTCGTAGTGCGGGCAGAAGACGCTGTCAGCAGTCCTGAGCGGGATGATGATGTCGCTGGGCTCCGAGCCGTTATTGTTCCCACCCCCGCCGCTCCGTTTGGGCGTGGCCAAGGTGCTGAGGGACAGCGTGGCGGCGTGCTGCGGTGAGTGCTTGCGGTGCCGCCGCCGGTActtgagcagcagcaggatgagcatgatgatgatgatgatgaagatgacgcTGCCCGAGGCGATGCCGACGAAGATGGCCACCTCGGAGCCGATGACGTTGGACGACTTGCCGCCGTTGTCGTTTTCGTTGCTCTCCCGCGGTGACACacctggaggagggagggaagaagaGCTGAATACTCAGGTTGAAGACTTCCAATCAGGACTTGTTATCATAACctaagggggcggagccagcatCTGGCGAGGCGTCAGATTACGATCTGGTTCCAGGAGTCGCAATCCTGGACGTTTGTTTAAATTTAAGTTTCAAAAAACACGTAGGAGGACAGGAACACGGAGAGACGCTGACGCCAGCAGAAGACGACGCTAACACGGATGCGAGCAGAAACCATAACGGCGAGGTCACGCCCCTCGCAGATCCAGGAAGTAACGCGACGGCTTGTTTTTCCTACTCCGGCACTTCCTgtttcgcccccccccccaaactcaGAGGAAATTGCCCGTCCAAGATTTTAAACTGCAATATAATAGTAGAGATAAGCGTCTGCACGCCGCCGCGTCTGgctgggctgtgattggctccagAAACAAGTGCGCGTCTGTAGTGAACAAAGATGGCAGACAGCGATCGGatcattttcttgaaaatgtcACTTAAGCGGCGGTGGAGGTTTGGAACGCGGCCAGCGCCGAGATACCTTATAAGTCCTTGAGAGGCCGGAGATGCCTATCAGTTTTATGGGCAACATTCAATTACCGGCTGATGAATCGCTGACCTTTCTTTCcttcactttcacacacacacacacacacacacacacacattgtgatgATTCTCGCAGATGCACACTTAATTAGCGCTATCTCGCTCTTAGTTGGGACGAACAATCCTCCGCCCCGGTGCCGAGTCGTGCCAATAAATCCTGCGCTCCTCGAACGCCTCGTCTCGGCTTCACTCACCTGGTTTCTCCAGGACGTCGTTGGGGTTGTAGGAGTCCTTCCCGTCTGAGTGTTTGGGGGAGAAGGGAACTCTGGTGGGGTTGTCTTTGGGTGAAATAGGGTCGGAGggatctggaaaaaaaaagaacacagacaggaaaagaTATTAAAAGTTTAATAAACTGACAAATGGCGACGACGTTAAAGCAGAAATGTGGCTGAAGTCGACCGAGAAGAGCGCCTCAAACGTCTTCCTGGCTGCGTTTTCTGATCCGACTCCAAACGGCGACGCTTTTTGCTCACAGTTTGAACAGAAACCGCAACTAATagtgcattttatttaataaatcagCCACTCGTAAGCAGCTCTTCTGGACTGTGCAGCTGATTTTCGGTGCTGTTAGACGGCAGAACGGCTTCGATCCCCTCCCTGACCTTCAGCGGCGCTCAAAAGCGTCGAATCGGCGCCGCTTTACGTCTGGATGGGCGCGTTTTTAAACGTCACCACCGGTTGGTGAACGCCTCCCGCTCCACACAACAGATGCTTCCGTGTGCATGCGAGCGTGCACCAccaccgggggggtgggggctgttTCGGCACATTAGGACTTCCACTACATtactcctcctgcccccccctggAGCCCCAGGTGTCAtggagatgatggagatgacCATATTAGGGCATTTTCAGAACGTTGCACATTTTTAGCGGCCGTACGAGCGCAGCTCACGCCTGCAGGCCATCCCATAATACAATACTCACTTTGTCCCACTTTCATGATTATCTTCATGGACTTGGTCTTGCACACCCCCCCTTCCTGGTTGTCGATGCCGTCCATGGTGCCGTTGGATGTAGCTGCAGAAACAGAGGAaggaagggatggggggggttaGAATTAGCCGTCACCGCTAGCAACCACGTTGGAGAAATTGCATTTAAGACTATCTGAGAAAAACATCCCATTCCCAAAGACAACAGAGGCAagaaaagccccccccccaggacagatATGAGTCATAGCCCGTTAATGAAATCACAATTCGCCTGTTCGTCACCGCGCTCGCCGCGCGCCGCCACAAtattccacatccccaaagtCAATTATCTTGAGTAATTGTGACGGTAATATCTCTAACAGCGCTGATGGGTCTAATGAAGGAGGCCGTtaagggaggggggcagggaggagacggggggggggggcaaacaacAATGACAGCGGCTATCTTTGGCGAGCGGCGGGAAACTGGTGACAGCTTATCGAGCGTTAGCGCTAACGACGCTCCTGAGAGCGCTAGCCGGTTATTAAAGAGTGCAGTTTTGGGGTTTTAAAAGCTAGGCTATATGCTAGCGGATcaacgggggtggggggcgggtcggatgggggtgggggggtgttggcgTCCGAGACGGATGCTGGATGAAGTCACAGTCGGATGCTTTCGTCTGCGCTGCCCCCAGTGGCAGTTGGGcggagctgcagcaggacgatggaggtgggggggagcggagcggggtgggggggttgtggtcTATCAGgtcagtaacacacagactaaCGAGCTGCTGGGGCTTAGCGGCTTGGCTTCCCGCCAGAGCGCAGTGGGCCGCATTCACCACCGCTCGCCGCCCCTcccctctgcttcctcctcctcctcctcctcttcctccatcaccccccccccctccatgctACCTTCTTGGCTAAACCCCTTTAACCCCTTCCTCCTTGTCGCCTCCGAATGCCCCGCCCACTCCCGCCGCcactgaagatgaagaggaggagctcgGACGATCAcgttccttttcctcctcctcctcttcctcttcttcttcctcttcttcctcttcctcctcctcttcctcctcctcttcctcctccctcccgcCCACCAAACATTTTGATCCTTCTCTCTTTGCTTCTAGACGGTGATGGGAGTGGACACAAAGAGCATGTTAACAAGGACtcgcctcccccctcccacccgcctttgccccccccccccccccgaccacccccccactcccctcaccccaccccccacccccccagctgaCCTATGGCTTCCAAGTGGAGAcggaaaagcacattacagacAAAGCTCCTTAAAGGCTTGTGCTCCTGTGAGTTTGTGATCAAATCTGTTTTTGTAGATTTCggtttttgaaattttaaatttaaaaaaaaattttttttttaatttctttttttcaaacaaatatttggtcgttttgttttgttttgttgttgtttttttgccgaTGTGGTGTTTCCTGGGAATCCGAGGACTTCAAACGCGAGGTCAGGCCTgacacctcctcttcatcaaacCTCCACAAACAGATCCGTTACTAAACTTTATTCCACATTTAAAGggaataaaactgatttaaattaatttaatttaatttaatttccaccccccgcccccccttccCCTTTAAAGCCGACCGCTCTCGCTGCCAGGCGATAGTCCTGACCGGGATTTCAACAGAGTGCTGTTGTTGAATGGCTGGAGGCCGGCTGAATGACTCGGCCCCCGCCAGACGGGGCCGGGCTGGACGGCTAGCTGGCTACAGCTAACGGCTAATCCATAATGCtcattgaggggggggggtagctggACAGAACCTGGTTCACACAGATGGATTTAGTCGCCGGCGCCGGAACAATGagtgaaaaacaagacagaaaaagaagagcTACTCCTCTAATTCTTCCCTCGCCGCCTccccccccttctccctccctgccccccccccgtccagAGTCTATTTTCTGGCAGCTTTGTGTGGTTTCAGGCTGCAAACGACCGGTtctgtgcacacacagatgcaaaaACAGCTTCagcgacggggggggggggacaggccATCAGGAGGAATCCGTCACTGGCTGTGACAGATCGCCACTAGAGaccagtctcacacacacacacacacacacacacacacacacacacacacacacacacacacacacacacacacacacacacacacacacacacaggtagaagtGTGTCAAACTCGCTTCCAGCCTCTCCACCTGTGAAATTAGCGCTAGCATACGGCGAGCACGCCGCCGCGTTTGCAGGAAgtagcccccaccccccaccccccaccccgttTAACTGGATTCCCCCTCCTTAACTTAATTTAACGTCCTTAACTTAATTTTCTCCTGTTTATCAAATCAAGAGAGTGGAAAATCGTCGTGTGCTTTAATGAGACAGTCGATTGTGAGCCGCAATCCAGATAAAGACTTGCGCTCTTATCTGCGTTTCCTGCTTCCTCAGCGGGAAcgaagcggcggcggcggcggccatACCTGCTCCCGAGTACGAGCTAACGGCTATCGGGGGAATGACGTTCGACGCGTTTGTGTTCGTTTTGATCTCACTCTCACATTTTAAACTCGCACCTGTCTGTGAGTCACCCTTGAGATGCTtacctcggtcacatgactaccttcttaaaggagcCGCCCCAGACGCTAACACAGCAGACGTTACCGCGAAACTGAAACTCCCCAAGCTAGCCGAGCCAAAAAGAAACAACCGTTTGCGCGATGCTACGAGGACTTTGCTAATAAAGTTAATACAAACTGAATTAGattatttagatttagattatattattatgatattattatatttaagtatatatatattttttttaaatatatgtatatatattatatatatatatatatatatatatatatatatacagtatatatatatatatatatattttattttattttttttaaaggatgtgaaaataaaaatgatctgaCAGTAAAACCAGTCCGTGGAGCAAAACAGGTTGCGGAACACTGCGATAAAATGCTAGCGCATATTTcctaaatttcaatctatgTATTCAGATTTAATtgctgtattaaaaaaaaaaaaatcaacctttattttagAATGAAAGCCAAAGATAGATTCCACCAATTAGAACAGCACGAGGGCCACTCATGAATGCTGGAACGCATCAGAAGCGCGGCGGCGACGGAACGACAGGATGAAGAGtcccaggaagaggaggagaaacaaaggGGCCGTCTAAACTCTGAACATAACGACCGTCCAACGGGCGCCGAGCGTGACGCCATCATTACAGCACCGGGGTCGCAGCTCGGTTAATGCCCGTCACCGCCGCCCACCTTAATCACCCGTGACGTGGGGCGCCTTGGCGTTTAGGGTGACCTTCGGAAGCGGGTCGGGTCAACGTGGGGTCAAAGACGCCACCGCCTAAAATATGAAAATCCACTCATTAAATCCAGAGGAATTCAAATGAGCAGTCGGTGACTTGATCTATGCTCACTTAATTGACGTCGGTTCATGGTTTGATGGCGACAGCGCCGATCTAAAgtgatctacttcctgtttcctcccgCCCTCTTTAGCtcatctttctcctcttcagctcgctttcctctcctccccccctccctccctctttagCTCATGCGATCATCCAATCCAGTGGCTTCTCGGCTGCAGGCATCCTGCCGCAAACGATCACATCACACTCATCTGCTCTCAACCGGAGCAGGGTTGCATGCCGCGCACGTCTGCGCACGAGCACTCCGGCGTGGGCGCAACACGCtaagaaacagaagaaacacgCTAACACGCATCGTCACGGCGGCAGAGGAAACCGATCTGACCGCCTGTCAGTCCGAACGCACGCACGAACCTGATGTCATGCTCGTTTGAATCTAAAGGGCCGGGGTTTGGCATCAAGGAggaggggggcggagtcaggcGTCTAATCTAAGTCTAGCCGTGGTGGGATACACGACGCGGCGCGGCACTAATCCGATCGGATGAGATCCGTAGCGTTGATGCGGGGGCCCCGGCGCCACTGTGAGGAGAAAACGGAGGATTAGCCGCAAGTTAATTAATTACGAATCGAGCGCTCCCTCCCCAACCGCTGATGCAATCCCGGCGCTGGACTTTTAGCGCCGGCGGATGTTGGTGGAGACGCACAGATAGAAAAACAATATGGAGACGTGTTTATGCAGCGGCAATTAGCTTCCAAACGCAACCAGGAAGGTAGCATTAGCCACCGTGAGCTTGACTTCGCCCACCTCATCACATCCACCTCTTTTTTGGGGGTGGGCGGAGCTTGTTAGTGTTTCGCTCCTGGCGTTCACACTGGagctgaaaatgaaaagcaacaGCACTTTGTTTGCGTCGTGGCGCCAAAACGCCGCCTCCGCCGCGGCGTAGACATGAACGCTGCACGACCGGGGGGCAACGCTAGCTAAAAAGAGGCAATTAACAGCAGAACCAGATACCCTCCAATGGAGGAACAGCTTCCTCTCTCCCCTCTTAAGGCTACGCATTAGCAATTTTTTGTAGCGGCGGCAGCGGCGAGGGGAGACGTTGGGAAAGGATTTTGCAAGAAGTGCAAAATTGGATTTTTTCAAACCCTTCTTTTCAGTTACAAATTGAACTTTCCCTCCGCGCGCTCTGTTCCAACTTGTcgactgatgaagaggagggctTCAAGGACGAggaggcaggaagaggaaggctaTTCTCAGCTAGCGAGAAACTCGCTGAGGGACGCCGCGATTGCGTCTCCGGGGTGACCCGTTTGCGCTTCCACGCCGCCGTTAATCGTGTTCTTCATTAACCTGAGCCTGACCCGTTGATCATTTGATCAACATCCGACAGCAGGAGCGCAGCGGCGAGCTACAGCTAACGCCGGCGCGTCAGCGGTGAACCGACGAGAGTAGGGAGAACCTGTCTTTGTAGTCCTTCAGCAAACATCCACTCAAACCGCATCTGATGGTACGGTCAGGTGTAGTGGGCGTGGTCGCTAACGCTAACTGTTTGGATTCATCTTCAAACCATCTTGCGTTCTTTGCAAAAACAGACGCCCTGactgcaaacaaataaaaataccagTTGGATGTAACCGACCAATCAAACACCCTGCAGCTGCGACACGTTAGCGACGCCGCGACTACCAGATCCGTTCAAGCTAACTTAAGCAGGAGCGGTTGAACATATTGTGAGCGGACTTGTTTCTGCGAAAAGATCGGAGCTCGGAGGAATATTTAAGTTGACGAGAGTCGACTGTGCGGAGCCGCCGTCACCCTGCAAATTCAGCAaaattccacttcctgtcccacgGTGGACTGTTTGGACAAGAAGCGCCACTTCCTGCTCGTCCTTCCTCTGAGCCCCAGCCTCTCTTTCCCGCCGTCCACCGCCGTGACAGCTCACAGATGGTTGTGGCGGAGCTTCACAGATGGTCCCATCACCTCCCCGTCAGCGCCACACAGATGGTTCGGTCCACCTCCCGTGTTTCAAACCGGGGGGGCGTCATTAAATCCGAACAAAACTTCCTTCCAGGACGGCGTCGATTCATTGCCGGTGAGTTAcaaaggatgaagatgaaggaggaGTGGTTTGATTACGATCGATAAGGCGGAGTAAGCATTTTGCGATGGATCTAAGACTCCTGGATCCAGCTGGGACGCGCTAGAATCCAGATTAGCACGACTCCGAAACAGACCAACCAGAAAATTTGATCCAAAACCCGAGAATTTGAAGCGAAACCGCAAAAGAGTCGTGCCCGAACGTGcataaatgacataaataaattcaaGAATCCGATTATCGGGTGCACATCTTTACGACCCCTGAACTTACAGACCACTAAGTACGAGCGAAGGCAACACCCCCAGCCTACGCCGGCTCGTCAAGGTATGTCCCCAACAGCTGGTTCTGAATTTTGAACAGCTGCTTTTCCCCCTCATAAATTATTCGACGCCTCATTTACCCTCCCCTCAGGTAAGGGAGGGGCGTGTACTTACAGATGATGTAGTAGTCCCGCCCCCTGAAGAACTCCAGCCCCCACAGGTTGGGGCTGAACTCCTGGAACTTCAGGGTGAACTTGACGTCCTGGTCGGGTTTGACGCAGTTGAGCAGCGGTGTGTCGGCCTTGGTGATGGTGCAGGTCTCCAGCTGCTCCCGGGGAACCATGTACACCTTGTAAAACTCCACGCCGTCCATCACGCCGCCGTCCACACGGGGGCAAACAATGTCCAACTTATCCCCGATCTGGGGGTACAAAACCACGCCTTGGCCAGGGATGAATCTGGAAAGACAGGGAAGAAGAACAAATGATGAGTCGTTCGTTACGCGTTCCAGTTTCGAGTGTTTGCCGCCAAGTCGCCACATCTCACAAAAAAAGAGGCGTCGGCTTAATAATTGATGCCGTAATAACCGATTGTGTCCATTAATTTTTGATGGCGGTGGATAATGGCGGCATGCGCGATGCAAAATGACCCCCGAATCCGCAGATGGAACCACCGAGTTTGTTCTCCAGCGATGAAAAGGAAGAGTAATTAGCCGGATAAACGAGGGGAAACAGAGGAACGTCGTCGGCatacaaaatagaaaattaaaaaacgATGAAAGCTCGGCGAGACGGCGTCATCAAAAATAAAGCCGGAATTTTAGCGCCACGACCCCCCAGCATTCCCGCGATCGCACATGTTCACAGCTGGAGGTCGAGTCGGAGGTGAAACCTCCCATTTATCTGCGAAACAatttggccccgcccccccagaagCCATCTGAAACGTTAACTGCGGAGGCCCCAGAGGCGGTTTACGCCACGCTACGAACACTAGCGCACTAATGAACATCTAGCGGGACCATTTAGCTTTAACGTGCTGATCATTACGGCGCTAAGGGGGGgtgggaaaggggggggggtcctccaGGACTAGAATGAAAATGTCGACATAAATTGATTGAAGTAATCAATCTGAAGATATTCcaatgaaggtttttttttttattttctactatTTATTAATCGGctggttataaatgttttacctttaaataattgatttgtttATCCtgaaaaaatgacaagaaactATTAATCCAGCATCACTAATTTCCTTTTAATCGACAAATCAATTAAAGGTGTTATTTTGTAcagattagtgtgtgtgtgtgtgggttttaaACCCACACACATATAGAGCGAGacgtgtgatgacatcaccgccgtctttatttctttattcttaaATACGTTTGTCTTTAAATGACGAACAACTGGAGTCTTCACCTCTCCCAGccgcacctgaacgcaccacgcacacacaataaatcaaaGGTCGTTCCGTGTGGGCgtgtccagcagctccaggtgacctctgacctctgactggAACCCATGACTCTTTAGATTTTCTCGTTACCAAGGTGATGATACTGAAAGTCTACAAAGAAAGTCCTCACAGGGCGACGGGAGGATACCTTCGACCGGGTGGTGACGACGGCGATGGAGAGGCAGAGCTGATTCATAATTAACAAAAAGGACGCAGGAGAAAATTTGAGGCATAATcagttttatatataaatatatatatacatatacatatatatacagtatatacgtatatatatgtgtatatatgtgtatgtatatatatatgtgtatatatatatatatatatatatatatatatatatataaacaaactAGCTTCCAGCtctcaagaagaagaaaccctccctcctcttcctcctcttcgtcctctccctcctcttcctcgctctatctctctcaca
This window of the Antennarius striatus isolate MH-2024 chromosome 12, ASM4005453v1, whole genome shotgun sequence genome carries:
- the efnb2a gene encoding ephrin-B2a; the protein is MGDSMWRYYFGVLFIAFKVDLCRALILESIYWNTTNTKFIPGQGVVLYPQIGDKLDIVCPRVDGGVMDGVEFYKVYMVPREQLETCTITKADTPLLNCVKPDQDVKFTLKFQEFSPNLWGLEFFRGRDYYIISTSNGTMDGIDNQEGGVCKTKSMKIIMKVGQNPSDPISPKDNPTRVPFSPKHSDGKDSYNPNDVLEKPGVSPRESNENDNGGKSSNVIGSEVAIFVGIASGSVIFIIIIIMLILLLLKYRRRHRKHSPQHAATLSLSTLATPKRSGGGGNNNGSEPSDIIIPLRTADSVFCPHYEKVSGDYGHPVYIVQEMPPQSPANIYYKV